The Brassica napus cultivar Da-Ae chromosome C7, Da-Ae, whole genome shotgun sequence genome has a segment encoding these proteins:
- the LOC106408995 gene encoding protein RALF-like 27, with the protein MAKSVFFFFLLVSLLLLLAAASTTAAAVNATSGLRYGGCAPGDTVGECITAEIEEDGVEAVVRRILRQQGRKLSYAGLQKQKPVSNCKIVGNCIGKANQKNAPCTYYNRCKRATS; encoded by the coding sequence atggctaaatcagttttctttttcttcttactCGTCTCACTTCTGCTTCTTCTTGCGGCGGCTTCGACAACTGCAGCTGCAGTGAACGCCACAAGTGGTTTGAGATATGGCGGATGTGCTCCCGGAGACACCGTTGGAGAATGCATAACGGCGGAGATTGAGGAGGATGGAGTTGAGGCTGTGGTGCGGCGGATTCTGCGACAACAGGGGAGGAAACTAAGCTACGCAGGCCTGCAGAAGCAGAAGCCAGTTTCTAACTGTAAGATCGTAGGTAATTGCATCGGAAAAGCTAATCAGAAAAACGCACCTTGCACTTACTACAACAGATGCAAACGTGCCACTAGCTAA
- the LOC106407496 gene encoding phenolic glucoside malonyltransferase 2-like — protein sequence MTTHIIEVARVTPAAGSDSVPHSLKIPLTFFDLPWLLFSPVKRVFFFRHTESTREHFHSFILPKLKLSLSLVLRNYHPLAGRITWDPNEPKPSIVVSPNDAVLVTIAETKADFFLLSGYGQRPLSELYNLLPELPVSDDSATVLSLQITLFPNNGFSIGVVTHHAVLDGKTSSTFIKAWAHVCKQHLENNGTSSLPEILSPSYDRSLINRVTGVDEEMIAMLRSLKGDATNSSRSLTPFPAKKLGDDVVLATLVLSRDDVEKLRERAQRESTTPSHLHLSTFVVSFAYAWTCFVKARGGSDERSVSLLFVGDFRHRLDPPLPATYFGNCVFPAGSYDHEAAELSRFVAAVEILSGLVKGLSSREIETVAEAYAEAFRFVEGSTQFGTVAGSTRLKVYESDFGWGRPVKVDIVSIDQGEAIAMAERREQSGGVEIGLCLKKTEMDIVLSIFNNGLQN from the coding sequence ATGACTACACACATCATTGAGGTTGCCCGCGTCACCCCTGCCGCCGGCTCAGACTCGGTCCCCCACTCGCTCAAGATTCCCTTGACGTTCTTCGACCTACCGTGGCTACTATTCAGCCCAGTGAAGCgagtcttcttcttcagacACACCGAGTCGACACGTGAGCATTTCCACTCCTTCATCCTCCCTAAACTCAAACTCTCCTTGTCCCTCGTCCTCCGCAACTATCATCCTCTCGCCGGCCGCATAACATGGGACCCAAACGAGCCCAAGCCCAGCATCGTCGTCTCTCCAAACGACGCCGTTTTAGTAACAATCGCCGAGACCAAAGctgatttttttcttctctccgGCTACGGACAACGTCCTCTCTCTGAGCTATACAACCTGCTCCCTGAGTTACCGGTTTCTGATGACTCAGCAACCGTTCTCTCTCTTCAAATCACGTTGTTTCCGAACAACGGATTCTCCATCGGCGTCGTAACACACCACGCCGTTTTAGACGGAAAAACGTCAAGCACTTTCATCAAAGCCTGGGCTCACGTCTGCAAACAACACCTCGAGAACAACGGCACCTCTTCTCTACCGGAGATTCTATCTCCGTCTTACGACCGGTCCTTGATCAACCGCGTGACCGGAGTAGACGAAGAGATGATCGCGATGCTTAGATCTCTCAAAGGAGACGCAACCAACAGCAGCAGAAGCCTCACTccgtttcccgccaaaaaacTCGGAGACGACGTCGTCCTCGCGACGCTAGTTCTCTCCCGCGACGACGTCGAGAAACTCAGGGAGCGAGCCCAGCGCGAGTCAACCACTCCGAGTCACCTCCACCTGTCGACTTTCGTCGTCTCCTTCGCGTACGCGTGGACCTGCTTCGTGAAGGCGCGCGGAGGAAGCGACGAGAGATCGGTGAGTCTCCTCTTCGTCGGAGATTTCAGACACCGGTTGGATCCTCCGCTTCCGGCGACGTACTTCGGGAACTGCGTGTTTCCGGCGGGTAGTTACGACCACGAGGCGGCGGAGTTGTCGAGATTCGTTGCGGCGGTGGAGATCCTAAGCGGTTTGGTGAAGGGGCTGAGTTCGCGGGAGATAGAGACGGTCGCGGAGGCGTACGCGGAAGCGTTCCGTTTCGTGGAAGGGAGCACGCAGTTCGGGACTGTAGCCGGGTCGACCCGGTTAAAGGTTTACGAGTCGGATTTCGGGTGGGGGAGACCCGTTAAGGTTGATATTGTTTCTATTGACCAAGGAGAAGCGATCGCGATGGCAGAGAGGCGCGAGCAGTCAGGTGGCGTCGAGATTGGATTGTGTCTGAAAAAGACTGAAATGGACATCGTCCTTTCCATTTTCAACAAtggtttacaaaattaa
- the LOC106409862 gene encoding plant-specific TFIIB-related protein 2-like produces METCLECKKPTETVIDKCTGDTICTECSLVISDHYIDDSQEWRTFTNDDNSDRDPNRVGGPTNTLLKSGGIGTIIDKGRENTSSVSKTNLYELCRTQNLVRNTEDELIEKACREIKRISEGLGLISSVKFRACEIVSKFDGDNSKRLRREKHLNALCAAAVSTACRELKLSRTLKEISLVAGGVDLKDINKACRIIRRLVGSDQDELAPSSAAPQVIINTGELVSRFCSKLDISVRETKAIREAVEKAENFDIRRNPKTVLAAVIFMICQLSQTRKRPIREIAVAAEVAESTIKNAANDMYPYASKIIPSWYASEEDINKRLGGTIGSWDAARLTA; encoded by the exons ATGGAGACTTGCTTGGAGTGCAAGAAACCTACTGAAACGGTGATTGACAAATGTACGGGCGACACAATCTGCACAGAGTGTAGCCTCGTCATCTCTGATCACTACATCGATGACAGCCAGGAATGGAGAACATTCACCAACGACGACAACAGTGACCGAGACCCTAATCGTGTCGGTGGTCCGACCAATACTCTTCTCAAATCCGGAGGTATCGGCACCATCATCGATAAAGGCAGAGAAAACACTTCCTCTGTCTCCAAGACCAACCTATACGAACTGTGCCGGACACAGAATCTCGTCAGGAACACGGAAGACGAACTGATCGAGAAAGCGTGCAGAGAAATCAAAAGGATATCAGAAGGTCTAGGTCTAATAAGCAGTGTCAAATTTAGGGCTTGCGAGATCGTGTCTAAATTCGATGGTGACAACAGCAAGAGATTACGCAGAGAGAAACACTTGAACGCTCTCTGTGCGGCGGCTGTTTCAACGGCTTGTCGTGAGCTGAAACTCTCGAGGACGCTGAAAGAGATCTCCCTGGTGGCTGGTGGTGTGGATTTGAAGGATATAAACAAAGCGTGTAGGATAATAAGGCGTCTTGTTGGTTCGGATCAAGACGAGTTGGCTCCTTCTTCTGCTGCTCCTCAGGTGATTATCAATACTGGAGAACTTGTTAGCCGGTTCTGTTCCAAACTTGACATAAGTGTAAGAGAGACAAAGGCTATTCGAGAAGCGGTTGAAAAAGCTGAGAATTTCGATATCCGGAGAAACCCTAAGACGGTTCTTGCTGCTGTTATATTCATGATTTGTCAGCTATCTCAGACCAGAAAGAGACCTATTCGAG AAATTGCGGTGGCTGCTGAAGTAGCGGAGAGTACCATCAAGAACGCCGCTAATGATATGTACCCTTACGCCTCGAAGATTATACCATCTTGGTATGCTTCTGAAGAAGACATCAACAAGAGGTTAGGAGGTACCATAGGTTCTTGGGATGCTGCAAGACTTACCGCATAG
- the LOC106409039 gene encoding putative methylesterase 11, chloroplastic translates to MGNLCSLFAPPKPVKKRRPIKKRQPSLAGSGSGPNTNRLNRFRSSSSRRDNKFDDAVTTEQALAAAAILSRQQKTGGSLPFERSASQRHPVSGTKKNQLPRSSSTRSRSSTDPLLQPHQFLNQGVKLDNLETNHFILIHGGGFGAWCWYKTIALLEEDGFKVTAIDLAGCGINSFNINGISSLSQYVKPLTDILEKLPIGEKVILVGHDFGGACMSYVMELFPSKISKAVFLAAAMLTNGQSTLDMFSLQAGQNDLMRKAQIFIYTNGNEHPPTAIDLDKSLIRDLLFNQSPSKDIALASVSMKSIPFAPVLEKLSLSDGNYGSVRRYYIETLEDNAIPVTLQENLISSSPPEKVYRLKGADHAPFFSKPQALHKLLLEIARIRPT, encoded by the exons ATGGGAAACCTCTGTTCTCTGTTTGCTCCGCCGAAGCCCGTGAAGAAGAGACGACCCATCAAGAAGCGGCAACCATCTTTAGCCGGGTCGGGTTCTGGTCCTAATACCAACCGGTTGAACCGGTTCAGGTCGTCTTCCTCTAGGAGAGACAACAAGTTCGACGATGCCGTGACTACGGAACAAGCGCTTGCCGCTGCTGCCATTTTGTCCAGACAGCAAAAAACCGGAGGATCGCTGCCGTTTGAACGGTCCGCGTCGCAACGTCATCCCGTTTCTGGCACGAAGAAGAATCAGTTGCCTCGGAGCTCCAGCACTAGGTCAAGATCCTCCACGGATCCTCTGTTACAGCCTCATCAGTTCCTTAACCAG GGTGTTAAGCTAGATAACTTGGAAACAAACCATTTTATCCTCATCCATGGAGGAGGTTTCGGTGCTTGGTGTTGGTACAAAACCATTGCGCTCCTGGAGGAAGATGGTTTCAAAGTTACCGCCATAGACTTAGCTGGTTGTGGTATCAACTCGTTCAATATAAATGGCATCTCCAGTTTGTCACAATACGTGAAGCCACTTACTGATATTCTTGAAAAGCTTCCCATAGgagaaaag GTGATCTTGGTCGGTCATGATTTTGGTGGAGCATGTATGTCTTATGTTATGGAACTGTTTCCTTCAAAGATTTCAAAAGCTGTTTTCCTCGCTGCAGCGATGTTAACTAATGGACAAAGTACACTCGATATGTTCTCGCTTCAG GCAGGTCAGAATGATCTAATGCGAAAAGCTCAGATTTTTATCTACACAAATGGTAATGAACACCCTCCAACGGCCATTGACTTAGACAAGTCTCTTATCAGAGACCTTTTGTTCAACCAAAGCCCTTCAAAGGATATTGCATTGGCTTCTGTATCAATGAAGTCAATACCATTCGCTCCGGTTCTTgagaaactctctctctcagatGGTAACTATGGTTCAGTGAGACGGTACTACATAGAGACGCTAGAAGACAACGCTATACCAGTGACTCTCCAGGAAAACTTGATCAGTAGTAGTCCACCTGAAAAAGTTTACCGGTTAAAAGGCGCTGACCATGCTCCTTTCTTCTCCAAGCCACAAGCTTTGCATAAACTTCTGCTTGAGATCGCCAGGATTAGACCTACTTAA
- the LOC106407326 gene encoding ninja-family protein AFP3 gives MSEAVKREDGKIYRNIPRPISRDLLQSFVSKKNKNMSVEDGEVEIELDLGLSLNGRFGVDPLAKTRLLTRSSSIPDFVVNDGRSELLSRTFSLPVETEEWRKRKELQSLRRLEAKRKRSEKQRNVRVLREKHKTGAGEGEEKIVEEGSIGSSGSGSSGLSELDNTPPLPCVQAKTNKTIETSPSSAAPVARNIIEDMPCVSTTGDGPNGKKIDGFLYRYRKGQEVRIVCVCHGSFLSPAEFIKHAGGSDVTHPLKHIVVNPSPFL, from the exons ATGTCGGAAGCTGTGAAAAGGGAAGACGGGAAGATTTACCGGAATATTCCCCGACCAATCTCCAGAGATCTGTTGCAGAGTTTCGTGTCCAAGAAAAACAAGAACATGTCTGTTGAAGACGGAGAGGTAGAGATTGAGCTAGATTTAGGGCTTTCTCTCAACGGTAGGTTTGGTGTTGACCCACTAGCGAAGACCAGGCTGCTCACGCGTTCATCTTCCATTCCTGATTTCGTGGTCAACGATGGTAGATCGGAGCTGCTGAGTAGGACTTTCTCGTTGCCTGTCGAGACGGAGGAGTGGAGGAAGAGGAAAGAGTTGCAGAGCTTGAGGAGGCTCGAGGCCAAGAGAAAGAGGTCTGAGAAGCAGAGAAACGTGAGAGTGCTTAGGGAGAAACATAAAACTGGTgctggagaaggagaagagaagatTGTTGAAGAAGGATCGATCGGATCTTCTGGAAGTGGTTCCTCTGGTTTGTCAGAACTCGACAACACTCCTCCTCTTCCTTGTGTTCAAG CAAAAACGAACAAGACGATAGAAACAAGCCCATCAAGTGCTGCTCCGGTGGCCAGAAACATCATAGAAGACATGCCATGCGTGTCGACGACAGGAGATGGACCGAATGGGAAAAAGATCGATGGGTTTCTGTATCGGTACAGGAAAGGACAGGAGGTGAGGATCGTGTGTGTGTGCCATGGAAGCTTCCTCTCACCGGCAGAATTCATTAAGCATGCCGGTGGTAGCGACGTGACTCATCCCTTAAAGCACATCGTTGTAAATCCATCTCCCTTCTTGTGA
- the LOC106410048 gene encoding expansin-A23-like, with translation MNLALAFAVLLAILVSVADAEWDDAHATFYGDINGGETMQGACGYGNLFQEGYGLETAALSTALFNNGKTCGACFELVCANSRWCKPNAGSITVTATNFCPPNYSPPLNTRWCNPPNKHFDLSMKMFISIAEYSGGIVPVKFRRVKCQTRGGVRFEIKGNPYFIMVLVYNVGGAGDVTSVAIRGNNSPWIPMQRNWGQNWNTGVRLVGQRLSFLVQTSDGMSMTFVDVASENWGFGQTFEASRATLNFH, from the exons atgaatCTAGCATTGGCCTTTGCGGTGTTACTCGCAATTCTTGTGTCGGTGGCTGACGCTGAGTGGGACGACGCTCACGCTACGTTTTACGGCGACATTAACGGCGGGGAAACCATGC AAGGAGCATGTGGTTACGGAAATCTATTCCAAGAAGGTTATGGGTTAGAAACGGCCGCGCTAAGCACGGCGCTCTTCAACAACGGCAAGACATGCGGCGCTTGTTTCGAGCTCGTATGTGCAAACTCACGATGGTGCAAACCAAACGCCGGCTCCATCACAGTCACAGCAACTAATTTCTGCCCACCCAATTACTCCCCACCGCTTAATACACGTTGGTGCAACCCTCCAAACAAGCACTTCGATCTATCGATGAAAATGTTCATTTCCATCGCCGAGTACAGCGGAGGGATAGTTCCTGTGAAGTTCCGGCGAGTGAAGTGTCAGACGAGAGGCGGTGTGAGGTTTGAGATCAAGGGGAATCCTTATTTCATCATGGTTTTGGTGTATAACGTTGGAGGTGCAGGAGATGTAACTAGTGTGGCCATTAGAGGGAATAATAGTCCATGGATCCCTATGCAGAGGAACTGGGGACAAAACTGGAATACTGGTGTGCGTTTGGTGGGACAAAGACTCTCGTTTTTGGTCCAAACCAGTGATGGTATGAGCATGACGTTCGTTGATGTGGCGTCAGAGAATTGGGGGTTCGGTCAAACTTTTGAAGCAAGTCGAGCAACATTAAACTTTCATTAG
- the LOC106411381 gene encoding exocyst complex component EXO70E2-like — MGEFEVDGEEKLIVAAEYLVQELRSNNKSLTRNAKKVLGSLLSELSRVVVISEEIEQRLSLVCEKITAREVDETMIWDLGSDAGNEFLGAVKELRGLIDRLDGTTEEEVSLRKAHDVLQTAMARLEDEFKHLLVEHAVEASFGAASTEDLVPGRNSEDHIVVDLIRPEVISDLKNIADAMIASGYDRECIQVCTTVRKEALDEFLYDHEVEKLSIEDVLKMDWATLNTNIKKWVRVIRSVVQMYLVSEKSLNSRIFGELNEIFVDTVKAPVMQLLNFGQAVSIGPRQPEKLLRILEMYELVSELLPEIDSLFSDHHLGLSVRTEYREVMRRLGDCARATFLEFKSAIASDVSSHPFPGGAVHPLTNYVMNYLMALTDFSQTLDSLLMEHEDGEDLAIPPSPPDVINQVEEEFPYDSPEKFVAMKRHFYSIASVLEANLQVKSKLYRDVSLRHIFLLNNLHYMTRKVLNSELKHIFGDRWNRKHTWKFQQQATEYERATWLPVLSFLKEDGSGSGSGSGSGSGSRNLRPRERFQGFNSAFEEVYKAQTGWLISDERLREDVRTKASMWVIQAYWTFYSRHKNSVSERYIKYITDDLEKLLLDLFAGSPKSLSNSYRR, encoded by the coding sequence ATGGGAGAGTTTGAGGTAGATGGAGAAGAGAAGCTGATTGTTGCTGCAGAGTATCTCGTTCAGGAGCTTAGATCCAACAACAAGAGCCTCACCAGAAACGCTAAGAAGGTTCTGGGGAGTCTCTTGTCAGAGCTATCTCGTGTGGTGGTAATCTCCGAAGAGATTGAGCAGAGGCTTAGTCTCGTTTGCGAGAAGATCACGGCTCGTGAGGTCGACGAAACCATGATATGGGACTTGGGTTCGGACGCAGGCAACGAGTTTCTGGGAGCTGTGAAAGAGCTGAGAGGTTTGATCGATCGTTTAGACGGAACAACAGAGGAGGAGGTCTCTTTAAGAAAAGCTCACGACGTTCTTCAAACGGCAATGGCGAGGCTCGAGGATGAGTTTAAGCATCTTCTTGTTGAACACGCCGTGGAAGCTTCTTTCGGCGCCGCTTCCACTGAGGATTTGGTTCCTGGAAGAAACTCAGAGGACCATATAGTGGTTGATTTGATTAGACCTGAGGTTATATCGGATCTCAAGAACATTGCAGACGCTATGATTGCTTCAGGGTACGACCGCGAGTGTATCCAGGTATGTACAACGGTTAGAAAAGAGGCTCTAGACGAGTTTCTCTATGACCATGAGGTCGAGAAGTTGAGTATTGAAGATGTTTTGAAGATGGATTGGGCTACGTTGAATACAAACATCAAGAAATGGGTTAGGGTTATCAGAAGCGTCGTCCAGATGTATCTCGTTAGCGAGAAGTCTCTCAACAGTCGGATCTTCGGGGAGCTAAACGAGATCTTTGTCGATACGGTGAAGGCTCCGGTGATGCAGTTGCTCAACTTCGGCCAAGCTGTGTCTATCGGTCCGCGGCAGCCCGAGAAGCTGCTTAGGATTCTCGAGATGTACGAGCTGGTGTCCGAGCTTTTACCTGAGATAGATTCTCTCTTCTCTGATCATCATCTTGGTTTATCGGTTAGAACGGAGTACAGAGAAGTGATGAGGAGGCTAGGCGACTGCGCGAGAGCGACGTTTCTTGAGTTCAAGAGTGCCATTGCTTCTGATGTTTCCTCTCATCCTTTCCCTGGAGGAGCGGTTCACCCGCTTACCAACTATGTTATGAACTACCTCATGGCGTTAACGGACTTTAGCCAAACGCTGGACTCGCTTCTCATGGAGCACGAGGATGGAGAGGATCTCGCAATACCTCCTTCGCCGCCTGATGTTATCAACCAAGTGGAAGAAGAGTTTCCCTACGATTCGCCGGAGAAGTTTGTGGCGATGAAGCGACATTTCTACTCTATAGCTTCGGTTCTTGAAGCTAACCTTCAAGTGAAGTCGAAGCTGTACAGAGACGTCTCTCTGAGACACATCTTTCTCCTCAACAACCTACACTACATGACCAGGAAAGTGCTGAACTCCGAGCTGAAACATATCTTTGGCGATAGATGGAATCGAAAACATACGTGGAAGTTTCAGCAGCAAGCAACGGAGTACGAACGTGCCACCTGGCTCCCTGTCCTTTCTTTCCTCAAAGAAGACGGTTCTGGTTCTGGTTCTGGTTCAGgatctggttcgggttcgagaaACTTGCGTCCTAGGGAGCGGTTTCAAGGGTTTAATTCTGCGTTTGAGGAAGTGTACAAGGCGCAAACAGGTTGGTTGATATCGGACGAGAGGCTGAGAGAAGACGTGAGGACGAAGGCGTCCATGTGGGTGATTCAAGCGTACTGGACGTTTTACAGTAGACACAAGAACAGTGTGAGTGAGAGGTATATTAAGTATATCACTGATGATCTTGAGAAGCTCTTGTTGGATCTCTTTGCTGGTTCTCCTAAATCCTTGAGCAATTCTTACAGAAGGTGA